A genomic segment from Saprospiraceae bacterium encodes:
- the topA gene encoding type I DNA topoisomerase, whose protein sequence is MPKNLLIVESPAKAKTIEKFLGKDFTVKSSFGHVRDLEKGDKAVDVENGFHPKYVVTPEKKKVVKDLKEWVKKVDEVWLATDEDREGEAISWHLCQILGLDEKLTKRIVFREITKPAIQNAIQKPRHVDLNLVNAQQARRVLDRLVGYELSGILWKKIKGQLSAGRVQSVAVKLVVEREKAIQKFDPALYFRLAAIFKVKNEQGKWVDLKAEGSKRYDTEQDAMTFLRQCQNAQFPITAIEVKPLKRKPTAPFTTSTLQQEASRKLGFSVNRTMRVAQSLYEEGLITYMRTDSTNLSETALGAIAFEIEKNYGKEYVKTRQYKSKSANAQEAHEAIRPTYIDRQNVSPQRDEQRLYELIWKRTIASQMAEAILEKTTVNIGVSTNPQAQLVAVGEVLKFEGFLKVYLESKDDDDDDETIEGILPPLKVGQVLNLDHMTALERYTRPPARFTEASLVSQLEELGIGRPSTYAPTISKIMEEKRGYVIKETRDGEDKNYILLQLKDGKITRTEKIEKTGAIKNRLIPTEMGITVVDFLGEHFDGIMDYSFTADIEKHFDDIADGSRDWTKVLKDFYVPFHATVEDTIENAERPSREKELGKDPETGLTLLTRMSRNGPVVQIGKPDELAEGEKPRYANLQPGQLMDALTFEEALKLFKLPKVLGEYKGEEVSVGAGRFGPYVRFGKMYVSIPKEEDAFALTFERAKALIMEKETADAPIGTYKGFPISKGKGRFGPFLKWNNLFINIPKKFDLETITLEEAHELIEAKVEKESNRYIQNWEKEKIALENGRWGPFIRFGKKAVKLPKIDGEKVTPEIAKTLTLEQVKSFIEEELPGAFDKKKKK, encoded by the coding sequence ATGCCAAAGAACCTGTTAATTGTGGAATCGCCAGCTAAAGCCAAAACGATCGAGAAATTTCTGGGAAAGGACTTTACGGTCAAATCGAGTTTTGGTCATGTGCGCGATTTGGAAAAGGGCGACAAGGCAGTCGATGTAGAAAATGGGTTCCATCCTAAATATGTCGTCACTCCTGAAAAAAAGAAAGTTGTCAAAGATTTAAAAGAATGGGTTAAGAAAGTGGATGAAGTGTGGCTTGCCACGGATGAGGACCGCGAAGGAGAGGCCATCTCATGGCACCTTTGCCAAATACTTGGCCTGGATGAAAAGTTGACCAAACGTATTGTATTCCGCGAAATCACCAAGCCGGCCATCCAAAATGCCATTCAAAAACCACGTCACGTTGACCTCAATTTGGTAAATGCGCAACAGGCCCGCCGGGTATTGGATCGATTGGTAGGTTATGAATTGTCTGGTATTTTATGGAAAAAAATCAAAGGACAACTTTCTGCTGGCCGGGTGCAATCAGTTGCCGTTAAATTGGTCGTCGAAAGAGAAAAAGCCATTCAAAAATTTGATCCTGCACTTTATTTTAGATTGGCAGCTATTTTCAAAGTGAAAAATGAACAAGGTAAATGGGTCGACCTAAAAGCGGAAGGTTCCAAGCGATATGATACGGAGCAAGATGCTATGACTTTTTTAAGACAATGCCAAAACGCTCAGTTTCCCATTACTGCAATTGAGGTCAAACCATTAAAAAGGAAACCTACTGCCCCTTTTACTACCTCTACGCTCCAACAAGAGGCTAGCCGAAAATTAGGGTTTTCCGTGAACCGAACCATGCGGGTTGCGCAAAGCCTCTATGAGGAAGGTCTGATTACCTATATGCGGACAGATTCGACCAACTTGAGTGAAACGGCACTTGGGGCTATCGCCTTCGAGATCGAAAAAAATTATGGGAAGGAATATGTGAAGACACGACAATATAAGAGCAAATCTGCCAATGCACAGGAAGCCCACGAAGCCATCCGTCCAACTTATATCGATCGGCAAAATGTATCTCCTCAACGCGATGAACAACGTTTGTATGAGTTGATTTGGAAACGAACGATCGCCTCGCAAATGGCAGAAGCTATTTTGGAAAAAACGACGGTCAATATTGGGGTTTCCACTAATCCTCAGGCGCAATTGGTGGCAGTTGGAGAGGTGCTGAAATTCGAAGGATTCCTTAAGGTGTATCTGGAGTCGAAAGATGATGATGATGATGACGAAACCATTGAAGGTATCTTGCCACCGCTGAAAGTTGGCCAGGTGTTGAACCTGGACCATATGACTGCTTTAGAAAGATATACACGTCCACCAGCCAGGTTTACGGAGGCAAGTTTGGTTAGCCAACTCGAAGAGCTGGGTATCGGCCGCCCCAGTACTTATGCGCCAACCATTTCCAAAATAATGGAAGAAAAAAGAGGATATGTGATCAAAGAAACGAGGGATGGCGAAGATAAAAATTATATACTTTTACAGTTAAAGGATGGAAAGATTACTCGAACGGAAAAAATCGAAAAAACGGGGGCTATTAAAAATCGCTTGATCCCTACCGAAATGGGAATTACCGTTGTAGATTTTTTAGGGGAACATTTTGATGGTATCATGGACTATAGTTTCACTGCTGATATTGAAAAACACTTTGATGATATAGCAGATGGTAGCAGGGATTGGACCAAGGTTTTGAAAGACTTTTATGTGCCTTTTCATGCAACGGTAGAAGACACCATCGAAAATGCAGAGCGACCATCCCGTGAAAAGGAACTAGGTAAAGACCCCGAAACCGGATTGACACTCCTGACCCGAATGTCCAGAAACGGACCTGTTGTGCAAATAGGTAAACCTGATGAATTGGCTGAGGGCGAAAAACCGCGTTATGCCAATTTGCAGCCAGGGCAACTGATGGATGCATTGACCTTTGAGGAGGCCTTGAAGCTATTCAAGCTGCCCAAGGTGCTAGGCGAATATAAAGGGGAAGAAGTATCGGTAGGGGCAGGTCGATTCGGGCCCTACGTTCGTTTTGGAAAAATGTATGTCTCAATTCCAAAGGAGGAAGATGCCTTTGCACTTACCTTTGAACGTGCCAAAGCCCTGATTATGGAAAAAGAGACGGCAGATGCACCTATTGGCACTTACAAGGGCTTTCCCATTTCGAAAGGAAAAGGTAGGTTTGGCCCCTTCCTGAAATGGAATAACTTGTTTATAAACATTCCTAAAAAATTTGACCTTGAGACCATCACCCTCGAGGAAGCCCATGAATTAATTGAAGCTAAAGTAGAAAAAGAGAGCAATCGATATATTCAAAATTGGGAAAAGGAAAAAATTGCACTGGAAAATGGCCGATGGGGGCCTTTTATCCGGTTTGGCAAAAAGGCCGTTAAATTGCCTAAAATTGATGGCGAAAAAGTAACACCCGAAATCGCTAAAACATTAACCTTGGAGCAGGTCAAGTCTTTTATTGAAGAAGAGCTACCTGGTGCATTTGATAAAAAAAAGAAAAAATAA
- the purB gene encoding adenylosuccinate lyase: MLTKISPIDGRYASKTQELNDFFSEYALIKYRVWVEIQYFIALIQLPLPQLKDFPTDKLPDLERICNQFDAVAAEKVKAIEKITNHDVKAVEYYIKEKLDQLGLDHYKEFIHFGLTSQDINNTAFPLMIKHALQQVYIPYLEQVMQHLSKLALEWAAIPMLARTHGQPASPTRLGKEINVFVERLKVQQVQLGHISIKGKFGGATGGMNAHFVTYSNIDWHQFADQFLRQYLELERAYPTTQIEHYDNLSALFHAMQRIHTILIDLCRDMWTYISMDYFKQKVVQGEVGSSAMPHKVNPIDFENAEGNLGLANAILGHLAEKLPVSRLQRDLTDSTVLRNIGVPFAHGLIAFKSILKGLDKLLLNQAKLDADLNSNWMVVSEAIQNILRREGYPQPYEALKALTRGKAMIGQADIHTFIDGLEVSQAIKTELKQITPMNYLGV, encoded by the coding sequence ATGTTGACCAAAATTTCGCCAATCGATGGGCGGTATGCCAGCAAAACACAAGAACTCAATGACTTCTTCTCAGAATATGCCCTTATAAAGTATAGGGTTTGGGTTGAAATTCAATACTTTATCGCATTAATACAATTACCCTTACCCCAGCTAAAAGACTTTCCTACTGACAAGCTACCTGACTTGGAACGCATCTGCAACCAGTTTGATGCAGTAGCAGCAGAAAAAGTTAAAGCCATAGAGAAAATAACCAACCACGATGTCAAAGCAGTGGAATATTATATCAAGGAAAAACTAGACCAATTGGGTTTGGATCATTATAAAGAGTTTATCCATTTCGGCCTTACTTCTCAGGATATCAACAATACGGCCTTCCCGCTTATGATAAAACATGCGCTTCAGCAGGTTTATATCCCCTATTTGGAGCAAGTCATGCAACACTTATCCAAACTAGCCTTGGAATGGGCTGCCATTCCGATGTTGGCACGAACCCATGGTCAGCCAGCATCTCCTACCAGGCTAGGAAAAGAGATCAATGTTTTTGTAGAACGCTTAAAAGTTCAACAAGTTCAATTAGGTCATATTTCTATCAAAGGCAAATTTGGTGGTGCCACCGGGGGGATGAATGCGCATTTTGTCACTTATTCCAATATAGATTGGCACCAATTTGCAGACCAATTTCTGCGACAATACCTCGAATTGGAGCGTGCCTACCCCACTACCCAAATTGAACATTACGATAACCTAAGTGCTTTGTTTCATGCTATGCAACGAATTCATACCATCTTAATTGACCTTTGCAGAGACATGTGGACTTATATTTCGATGGATTATTTCAAACAAAAGGTGGTGCAAGGAGAGGTGGGCTCTTCGGCTATGCCACATAAAGTCAATCCCATTGATTTTGAGAATGCAGAAGGCAACCTGGGATTGGCCAATGCCATTTTGGGGCACTTGGCGGAAAAACTACCCGTTTCTCGTTTGCAACGTGATTTAACGGACAGCACCGTTTTGAGAAATATTGGCGTTCCTTTTGCGCATGGCTTGATCGCTTTTAAATCCATTTTAAAAGGACTAGACAAATTGCTTTTGAATCAAGCAAAATTGGACGCTGACCTTAACAGTAATTGGATGGTTGTATCCGAAGCTATTCAGAATATTTTGCGCAGAGAGGGCTATCCGCAACCCTATGAGGCCCTAAAGGCGCTGACGAGAGGCAAAGCCATGATTGGCCAGGCTGATATCCATACTTTTATTGATGGTTTGGAGGTTTCTCAAGCTATCAAAACAGAATTAAAGCAAATTACGCCGATGAATTATTTAGGTGTGTAA
- a CDS encoding YceI family protein, with protein MTRQVLLFALFSFWFTTLMDGQTIELLADKSTVQFKIKNGGFWVNGAFSDINLQGTFFPTEITKSQWSATLSVKSLDTGIKKRDTHLLSEDYFDADKYPSIKIVSKILKATQNGYILEGDLQIKDVKKAIVIPFRVEEQGDHFLLKGELTLNRIDYGVGEKSWLMNQNVTISIACAIKKTP; from the coding sequence ATGACTCGACAAGTTTTGCTTTTTGCTTTGTTTTCTTTTTGGTTTACGACGCTCATGGATGGCCAAACCATTGAATTACTGGCGGATAAATCAACTGTTCAGTTCAAAATTAAAAATGGTGGCTTCTGGGTCAATGGTGCTTTTTCGGACATTAATTTGCAGGGAACTTTTTTCCCGACTGAAATAACTAAAAGCCAATGGAGCGCAACGCTTTCTGTCAAATCACTCGATACGGGTATCAAAAAAAGGGATACTCATCTTTTAAGTGAAGATTATTTTGATGCCGACAAATACCCCAGCATCAAAATTGTATCTAAAATCCTTAAGGCTACTCAAAATGGTTATATCTTAGAGGGCGATCTACAAATAAAAGACGTTAAAAAAGCTATTGTGATACCCTTCAGGGTAGAAGAACAGGGAGACCATTTTCTCCTTAAAGGGGAATTGACGCTGAATAGAATTGACTATGGGGTAGGAGAAAAAAGTTGGCTAATGAACCAAAATGTAACGATCAGTATAGCATGTGCAATAAAAAAAACACCCTGA
- a CDS encoding NAD(P)/FAD-dependent oxidoreductase produces the protein MLKHNFEDLDADVIVVGAGLAGLVSSIQLAQAGLDVILFEKGSFPKHKVCGEYISNEIRPILYKIGLFPDQITPVKIKELILSAPSGNSLTAPLPLGGFGISRYQIDLSLSQLAIESGVKVITETAINAVQFREDYFDLTTRKGELFRSKVVLGSFGKRSMLDRTLNRVWFKYEAPYIGIKYHLKMDFPSHQVGLHNFKGGYGGLSMVEDGSINFCYLISKSAFQKHNDIKGVEQAVLSQNPFLREALENSDVLPGFPLSISNISFRPKSLIQDHILMAGDAAGLISPLAGNGMAMAIHAADIASKYIIAYSRNEISREQMEQEYWKEWNTTFRWRLWVGRQLQKVFGQSLVSETSLKTLKRAPSLVPYIIRQTHGKYDKTLLSPASLGNRRNG, from the coding sequence ATGTTAAAGCACAATTTTGAAGACTTAGACGCAGATGTAATTGTTGTTGGTGCTGGATTAGCCGGACTGGTCAGTAGTATCCAATTAGCGCAAGCGGGGTTGGACGTTATTTTATTTGAGAAAGGGAGTTTTCCTAAGCACAAGGTTTGTGGGGAATATATCAGCAATGAAATCAGACCCATTTTGTATAAAATCGGCCTATTCCCTGATCAAATCACCCCTGTAAAAATCAAAGAATTAATTTTGAGTGCGCCCTCAGGAAACAGCCTCACGGCGCCACTTCCCTTGGGTGGATTTGGCATTAGTCGATACCAAATTGACTTATCCTTAAGTCAACTAGCCATTGAATCTGGGGTAAAAGTAATTACGGAAACGGCTATCAATGCGGTTCAATTTAGAGAGGACTACTTTGATTTAACCACACGAAAAGGGGAGCTTTTTCGCAGCAAGGTGGTATTAGGCAGTTTTGGCAAGCGGTCTATGCTAGACCGTACCCTCAACCGCGTTTGGTTTAAATATGAGGCGCCTTATATTGGGATCAAGTACCATTTAAAGATGGACTTTCCTTCCCACCAGGTAGGTTTACATAATTTCAAAGGCGGTTATGGCGGCTTGTCGATGGTAGAAGATGGCTCCATTAATTTTTGTTACCTTATATCCAAATCAGCTTTCCAAAAACACAATGATATTAAAGGGGTGGAGCAAGCCGTTCTCAGCCAAAATCCTTTTTTAAGAGAAGCCCTTGAAAATAGTGATGTGCTGCCAGGTTTCCCCCTATCTATTTCAAATATCTCCTTTCGCCCCAAGAGTTTGATCCAGGATCACATTTTAATGGCGGGTGATGCGGCTGGGCTAATTAGTCCGCTTGCTGGCAATGGAATGGCCATGGCGATACACGCTGCTGATATTGCCTCAAAATACATTATTGCTTATTCCAGAAATGAAATAAGCCGTGAGCAGATGGAACAAGAATATTGGAAAGAATGGAATACAACGTTCAGATGGCGTTTGTGGGTTGGCAGACAACTACAAAAGGTCTTCGGACAATCTTTGGTTTCCGAAACTAGTCTGAAGACACTAAAAAGGGCTCCTTCATTAGTGCCTTATATCATCCGCCAAACCCATGGAAAATATGATAAAACACTCCTTTCGCCAGCGAGCCTTGGAAATAGAAGAAATGGATGA
- a CDS encoding methyltransferase domain-containing protein: MIKHSFRQRALEIEEMDDFSISGEELNRTLCFLAIVNRFLGGHQLIIDSLKKAFFQLKWVPACKGMRLLDVGCGGGDTLKLVAQWSKEKHLDLKINGIDANPHVLAFARKETASFPHINYLEGDFLQQDFEWGNYDIILCSLILHHFDKQQLISFFQSIPSGKIIIINDLHRHWLAFYLFQLFGWLARAPAMAKKDGAISIRKGFIRKELESIMASRPIQQYHLRWRWAFRYQLILVT; encoded by the coding sequence ATGATAAAACACTCCTTTCGCCAGCGAGCCTTGGAAATAGAAGAAATGGATGATTTCTCTATTAGTGGAGAAGAACTCAACCGAACGCTTTGCTTCCTTGCCATTGTCAATCGTTTCCTTGGGGGCCACCAGCTGATCATCGATAGTTTGAAGAAAGCTTTTTTTCAACTAAAGTGGGTACCTGCTTGCAAAGGCATGCGTTTGTTAGATGTAGGATGTGGCGGTGGAGACACCTTGAAGCTGGTTGCACAGTGGTCAAAAGAAAAACACTTGGACTTAAAAATAAACGGCATTGATGCCAATCCCCATGTATTGGCATTTGCCAGAAAAGAAACAGCCTCCTTTCCCCACATAAATTACCTGGAGGGAGACTTCCTTCAACAGGATTTCGAGTGGGGAAATTATGATATTATCTTATGCAGCTTGATTCTGCACCACTTTGACAAACAACAACTTATTTCTTTTTTTCAGTCTATACCCAGTGGAAAAATCATTATCATTAATGATTTACACAGACATTGGCTAGCCTTTTATTTGTTCCAACTTTTCGGCTGGCTGGCCCGAGCGCCGGCAATGGCTAAAAAAGATGGGGCAATTTCCATTCGAAAAGGGTTTATAAGAAAGGAATTGGAATCTATAATGGCAAGCCGCCCTA